CCCTGACCTCGCGTTGGTGTATCAGGCCGCGCCGAGCGACGATCCGCAGCAACGCAAGCCCGACATCTCCCGCGCTCAGGAGTTGCTGGGCTGGACGCCGCGTGTACCCTTGGCGGAAGGCTTGGCTGTTACGACTGCGGCCTTTCGGGAAGACAAGGACAGACAAGACCAACCTCCTGAGGAGCCTCTGGTCAGTGTGGTCATTCCCACCCACAATCGCCCAGAGTTGCTGATCGAACGCGCCGTTCGCACGGCCCTCAAGCAAACCCTCCACAACATAGAAGTCATCGTGGTCATCGACGGCCCCGACCCGGCGACGGTAGAAGCTCTTGCGCAACTGTCTGATCCCCGGCTGCGGGTGTTGGCTCTGCCCGACAATATCGGGGCTGCTGAGGCCCGTAACATTGGCATTCGCGCCGGCAAAGCAGAATGGATTGCCCTGCTCGATGATGACGACGAATGGGCACCCCAAAAATTGGAACGGCAATTGGTGGCGGCGCGGGCTTCCGCACACGATCAACCCATAGTTGTGTGCCGTTATTTCCTGCCGACTCCGCAGGGTACGCACGAAGAACCGCCCCGCTTTCCCTATGCGGGCGAAGCCATTGGTGATTACCTGATGGCGCGTGACGCGTGGTTGTCCCATGACCACATACTGATGAGTACCATTTTGTTTGCGCGGCGCGAGCTG
Above is a genomic segment from Deinococcus sp. QL22 containing:
- a CDS encoding glycosyltransferase family 2 protein; the protein is MVIPTHNRPELLIERAVRTALKQTLHNIEVIVVIDGPDPATVEALAQLSDPRLRVLALPDNIGAAEARNIGIRAGKAEWIALLDDDDEWAPQKLERQLVAARASAHDQPIVVCRYFLPTPQGTHEEPPRFPYAGEAIGDYLMARDAWLSHDHILMSTILFARRELFLQVPFDPALRRHQDWDWLLRVFSFPGVGFEGVPDVLATFHFHEPRPHMCLSANWSESLAWAKSHHQSGRLSERAYVGFIVHHLSQFAANDGSAHAFWSTSRAVLSGRPRPFEVARYVATWLFPQHLRRRMHLLAESGWSQLRPVRQPDAGKA